In Bythopirellula goksoeyrii, a single window of DNA contains:
- a CDS encoding globin — translation MAEATSKDLFLASLERCSANAEFIPAFYKRFLASSEEISIKFRFTNFEKQNAMLLNSLRMSAGATSGSPEALQELKARALSHDRDHLDIKPELYHFWLDAAIATVEEFDDNWTEEVAAAWEKILGFVVEYFKRRY, via the coding sequence ATGGCTGAAGCGACATCTAAGGACCTTTTCCTAGCAAGTCTTGAAAGATGCTCAGCAAATGCCGAGTTCATCCCTGCATTTTACAAGCGGTTTCTAGCGAGTTCCGAAGAGATTAGTATTAAGTTTCGCTTCACCAATTTCGAGAAGCAAAATGCTATGCTCCTGAACTCACTAAGAATGTCCGCCGGTGCCACGTCAGGCAGTCCAGAAGCCCTGCAGGAACTGAAAGCCCGAGCACTTTCCCATGACAGAGACCACTTAGATATTAAGCCAGAGCTTTATCACTTCTGGCTTGATGCGGCCATCGCTACTGTAGAAGAGTTCGACGACAATTGGACTGAGGAAGTCGCAGCTGCATGGGAAAAGATACTGGGTTTTGTTGTCGAGTACTTCAAGCGAAGGTACTGA
- a CDS encoding TrkA C-terminal domain-containing protein, which produces MELLIPVISLPVVLALSLIIIRVGTMALMLTGLSRESARFQSHSAFTGVGFTTSEAESITQHPVRRHIVMALMIAGNVGIATSISFLMLFLLGARESEYQGIASSLIVLFASLGCLWLLASSRWVENKLNRFITLAITNFSHLEIKDYVSLLELAKGFSVTELNIEPGDWVAGKTLASLGLAREGILVLGIKRNNGDYVGAPAGNSHIHPYDTIVAYGPLKRLQELATRRADEAGDAAHKLAAQAYDEYLANLKRVDPDV; this is translated from the coding sequence ATGGAACTACTGATTCCTGTCATTTCGTTGCCAGTGGTGCTGGCCCTCTCGTTGATTATCATCCGAGTGGGGACAATGGCGCTCATGCTGACGGGGTTGTCTCGCGAGTCGGCCCGTTTCCAGTCCCATTCTGCATTTACTGGGGTTGGCTTCACCACGAGCGAGGCGGAATCAATCACCCAGCATCCGGTTCGTCGCCATATCGTGATGGCCCTGATGATCGCCGGCAATGTCGGTATCGCAACTTCGATCAGTTTCTTGATGTTGTTTCTGTTGGGGGCTAGAGAGTCGGAGTACCAAGGCATCGCATCGAGTCTGATCGTGTTGTTCGCGAGCCTGGGTTGCTTGTGGTTATTGGCAAGCAGTCGGTGGGTCGAGAACAAACTCAACCGATTTATCACCTTGGCAATAACCAATTTCTCCCATCTCGAAATCAAAGACTACGTATCTCTGCTGGAACTTGCTAAAGGCTTTTCAGTGACAGAACTTAACATTGAGCCTGGGGACTGGGTTGCTGGAAAGACACTTGCGAGCTTAGGCCTGGCGCGTGAGGGCATTCTGGTGCTAGGGATCAAGCGAAACAATGGCGACTACGTCGGAGCTCCTGCCGGCAATAGCCACATCCATCCCTACGACACAATAGTTGCTTATGGGCCCCTGAAGCGACTTCAGGAGCTAGCGACTCGCCGAGCGGACGAAGCAGGCGATGCCGCCCACAAACTGGCCGCTCAAGCCTACGATGAATATCTGGCGAATCTCAAGCGAGTGGATCCGGACGTATAA
- a CDS encoding tetratricopeptide repeat protein, which yields MSALKHTLNLTVFVAMATLFVPLAESQDLGIRDTNATAAYEEGMKLLEAEQWDDAVAAFTQAVNIDNTYAEAFFGRGEALRNMDDYQAALDSYKAATNIDSKSAKAYNGQAIAERELGLYDLAFNDFNNAIGLDRRDPEIAANLGDLLVNFRQDPTSALRVLDKAAELDPENAEVYRNRGLAHAQLRHFDEAEADLAKSVELKDDDFETYSMLANIYLFQDDKEKIPQAIEALTNAIKFYEPEESSDPKTYVQGYLLRSDARLTLANEAKTPAEKREELYEKVNEDADAVLSELPDTFPVSGQALYRKGVALRMQDKYGEAIKAFTDALQLVPAGESAPYTTNAYLKRGICWFLQDENRLARKDFLLAAASDYTDPLPHMWTGFTFAAEDDFRSAIDSYGEAINKNPNFALPYINRGLAYAALDEYQRAADNFNEAILVEPTNPDLYNQRGRAYMLMEEYDKAFNSFELAALNDDQNSQSFEAAAETLRSLGRNALAEKYEQRAQELKEKNN from the coding sequence ATGAGTGCTTTGAAACATACCTTGAACTTAACTGTGTTCGTCGCGATGGCGACGCTGTTTGTGCCATTGGCCGAGTCTCAGGACTTAGGCATCCGTGATACCAATGCAACTGCCGCTTACGAAGAGGGCATGAAATTGCTCGAAGCCGAGCAGTGGGACGATGCGGTCGCGGCATTTACTCAGGCAGTCAATATTGACAACACCTATGCCGAAGCCTTCTTTGGTCGTGGCGAGGCGTTGCGTAACATGGATGATTATCAGGCCGCCTTGGACAGTTACAAGGCTGCCACGAATATCGATTCTAAGTCGGCCAAGGCCTATAACGGACAGGCAATTGCTGAAAGGGAACTAGGACTCTACGACTTGGCGTTTAACGACTTCAACAACGCCATTGGACTCGATCGCCGCGATCCGGAGATTGCTGCCAATCTTGGCGACTTGCTAGTTAATTTTCGCCAGGACCCTACCAGTGCGTTGCGAGTCTTGGACAAGGCTGCAGAACTGGATCCTGAAAATGCCGAAGTCTACCGCAACCGAGGACTTGCCCATGCTCAGCTGCGCCATTTTGACGAGGCCGAGGCAGATCTGGCGAAGTCAGTGGAACTCAAAGACGACGATTTTGAAACCTACTCGATGTTAGCCAATATCTATCTCTTTCAGGATGACAAGGAGAAGATTCCTCAGGCAATCGAGGCACTTACCAATGCCATCAAGTTCTACGAACCAGAAGAAAGCTCTGATCCCAAGACTTATGTCCAGGGTTATCTCTTGCGTAGCGATGCGCGACTCACTCTAGCGAACGAGGCGAAAACGCCTGCAGAGAAACGCGAAGAGCTATACGAAAAGGTAAATGAAGATGCCGATGCGGTGCTCTCGGAATTGCCTGATACTTTCCCCGTCTCGGGGCAGGCCCTCTATCGTAAGGGCGTTGCTCTCCGCATGCAGGACAAATACGGTGAGGCTATTAAGGCTTTCACGGACGCATTGCAACTGGTTCCCGCTGGCGAATCGGCTCCGTATACCACCAATGCTTATTTGAAACGCGGCATCTGTTGGTTTCTGCAAGATGAGAATCGACTCGCTCGGAAAGACTTCTTGTTAGCCGCTGCTTCTGACTATACCGATCCCTTGCCACACATGTGGACCGGTTTCACTTTTGCTGCTGAAGATGACTTTCGTTCGGCAATTGATAGCTACGGTGAAGCGATCAACAAGAATCCCAATTTCGCCCTCCCTTACATCAACCGCGGCTTGGCCTACGCGGCGTTGGATGAGTACCAGCGGGCTGCGGATAATTTCAATGAGGCGATTCTGGTTGAGCCGACCAACCCTGATCTATATAACCAACGTGGTCGTGCCTACATGCTGATGGAAGAATATGACAAGGCGTTCAACTCCTTTGAACTGGCAGCTTTAAACGATGATCAGAATTCGCAAAGTTTTGAAGCAGCCGCCGAGACGCTCCGATCTCTAGGTCGAAATGCTTTGGCCGAAAAGTATGAGCAACGAGCCCAGGAGTTAAAAGAGAAAAATAACTAG
- a CDS encoding S41 family peptidase, with the protein MTYIHLGSNFRPNLLPVRFHPIPPGLVDQTGTAEHTFPHKRRVTPQRTDNEHPMQIRNNLEISALEVPRFRLFKDSSSRFSRLLILMLFAGAIFASPAAAQVSRSGEPVTIVPQALPANSISSVLDRGRQLETNNRWGEALSHYEDALREHRGNETLQQHHDLAKLHYSVERRYHDQSFVESISTLNREQALSLYAELLQKTNTHYVSNPPWRKLGVRGASAIDLALTDANFLSVNKLQLSTDQLAQVRKEIYQLLGQRTLQNSRDLMTFSSDVARLAEVRAGLNPTATVLEFVTAAAEGLDDYSSFLTADQLRETYSQIEGNFVGLGVELKAENGALLIVRVIPGSPAERAGILSQDRIVAVDGKSTAELSTDEAASMLTGVEGSYVRVTVYSSGAEPRVLNIRREHVNVPSLEDPKIVDSDFGIAYARIPAFQKTTSRDLETALWDLHRQGMRSLILDLRGNPGGLLTASVELADKFLTEGNIVSTRGRSPQEDFNYTAHYGGTWRVPLVVLIDGDSASASEIFAGAIKDNNRGTIVGSTSFGKGSVQGIFPLGFAGAGIRLTTAKFYSPKGTAISYNGVEPHDKVQVVAKQAVDRIDLASQEKTDIVLQAGIQAARSRLAAPVAKPSTVR; encoded by the coding sequence GTGACCTATATTCACTTAGGCAGCAATTTTCGACCGAATCTGCTGCCGGTGCGCTTCCACCCGATCCCCCCAGGATTGGTGGATCAGACAGGGACCGCTGAGCACACGTTTCCGCACAAACGACGCGTGACTCCCCAAAGAACAGATAACGAGCATCCCATGCAGATTCGCAACAATCTCGAGATCTCAGCACTCGAGGTTCCTCGTTTTAGACTTTTCAAAGACTCCAGCAGCCGCTTTTCACGGCTGTTGATTCTCATGCTTTTCGCTGGTGCGATTTTCGCCAGCCCAGCAGCTGCTCAGGTCTCACGAAGTGGTGAGCCTGTTACTATTGTTCCCCAGGCCCTTCCCGCCAACTCGATCAGTTCCGTTCTCGACCGTGGTCGGCAATTGGAGACGAACAATCGGTGGGGTGAGGCACTGAGCCACTACGAAGATGCCCTGCGTGAGCACCGTGGAAACGAAACGCTCCAGCAGCATCACGACCTGGCCAAGCTGCACTACAGCGTGGAACGCCGCTACCATGATCAGAGCTTCGTTGAGTCCATATCAACGCTAAACAGGGAACAGGCCCTGTCGCTTTACGCCGAACTGCTGCAGAAGACCAATACGCACTACGTTTCTAACCCCCCCTGGCGAAAGCTTGGTGTGCGGGGTGCGTCGGCGATTGACTTGGCGCTTACCGACGCTAATTTCCTCTCTGTAAATAAGCTGCAGCTCTCCACCGATCAACTGGCCCAAGTCCGCAAAGAAATCTATCAGTTGCTTGGCCAACGCACACTGCAGAATTCCCGAGACCTGATGACGTTCTCCTCAGATGTTGCACGACTCGCTGAAGTTCGTGCCGGACTCAACCCTACGGCGACGGTACTCGAGTTTGTCACCGCAGCGGCAGAGGGACTGGATGATTACTCTTCGTTTCTGACGGCCGACCAATTACGCGAAACGTATTCCCAAATCGAAGGCAACTTCGTGGGACTCGGCGTCGAGTTGAAGGCCGAAAACGGGGCCCTGCTCATTGTGCGAGTGATTCCCGGAAGTCCCGCCGAGCGGGCTGGTATCTTGAGCCAGGACCGCATTGTCGCGGTGGATGGCAAATCGACCGCCGAACTTTCCACCGACGAGGCCGCCTCGATGCTCACCGGCGTCGAAGGCTCGTACGTGCGAGTGACGGTTTACTCCTCGGGCGCCGAACCGCGCGTATTGAATATCCGCCGCGAGCATGTCAATGTGCCTAGCCTTGAAGATCCCAAAATTGTCGACAGTGACTTTGGCATTGCCTACGCTCGTATCCCCGCCTTTCAAAAGACGACCAGCCGAGATTTAGAAACAGCTCTCTGGGACCTGCACCGGCAGGGAATGCGATCGCTCATCCTTGATTTGCGGGGCAACCCGGGTGGTCTCCTGACTGCTTCGGTTGAGTTGGCAGACAAGTTCCTTACCGAAGGCAATATCGTTTCCACTCGGGGACGCAGTCCCCAAGAGGACTTTAATTACACAGCTCACTACGGTGGCACCTGGCGGGTTCCTCTGGTCGTGCTGATTGATGGCGACAGCGCCAGTGCGAGTGAAATCTTTGCTGGTGCGATCAAAGACAATAATCGCGGCACGATCGTGGGCAGCACTTCGTTCGGCAAGGGTTCTGTGCAGGGCATCTTTCCTTTGGGATTTGCCGGGGCAGGAATCCGCCTGACTACCGCCAAATTCTACTCCCCCAAGGGAACTGCGATCAGCTACAATGGCGTCGAACCTCACGACAAGGTACAGGTTGTGGCGAAACAGGCCGTCGATCGGATCGACCTGGCTAGCCAGGAAAAGACCGATATCGTGCTCCAGGCAGGGATTCAAGCTGCCCGAAGTCGGCTCGCAGCCCCTGTCGCCAAGCCTTCGACCGTTCGGTAG
- the purH gene encoding bifunctional phosphoribosylaminoimidazolecarboxamide formyltransferase/IMP cyclohydrolase — MPLSPPIKRALVSVSDKRGLSDFVSALVALDIEIFSTGGTRKHLESAGIPVRDVAEYTGFPEMMDGRVKTLHPKVHGGLLCRHDNPSDMAALAEHGISSFELVVVNLYPFAETIAREGVTIAEAIEQIDIGGPSMVRSAAKNHAFVTLATNPEQYDTILAEIRADGATTLETRRQLAVAAFAQTAEYDTTIAQYFAKINSTTDDAEYSPMVQLSLRQRDTLRYGENPHQSAALYAFPSASPESLVNAEQLNGKELSYNNLLDLDAALAIARSLPTPGVAVLKHNNPCGAATADTLAEAVSKAWDGDPLSAFGSVLGVNVPVDGPMAEFLAEPGKFVEAIIAPDFTAEALQVLTTKPKWKANVRLLKTGQFPEGNGAHVFRQIDGGMLCQTADDLPDDSSSWKVVTEAQPSEKLQADLAFAWAVCRFVKSNAIVLAKDKSLLGAGAGQMSRVDSVEIAIRKAGDRSQGSVLASDAFFPFEDSIEQAAAAGIAAIIQPGGSRRDAEVIAACNELGLPMIFTGIRHFRH, encoded by the coding sequence ATGCCACTCTCGCCTCCCATTAAACGTGCCCTCGTCAGCGTTAGCGACAAGCGCGGACTGAGCGATTTTGTCTCTGCGTTGGTCGCGCTCGATATCGAAATCTTTAGTACGGGCGGTACACGCAAGCACTTGGAGTCGGCAGGGATTCCAGTGCGCGACGTGGCCGAATATACCGGCTTTCCTGAAATGATGGATGGACGGGTTAAAACACTCCATCCCAAAGTACATGGTGGTTTGCTTTGTCGCCACGACAACCCATCCGATATGGCGGCGCTTGCTGAGCATGGCATCTCCTCGTTTGAGTTGGTGGTCGTTAATCTGTATCCGTTTGCCGAAACGATTGCCCGTGAGGGCGTGACCATTGCCGAAGCGATCGAACAGATCGACATCGGCGGGCCGTCGATGGTTCGTTCGGCGGCGAAGAATCATGCGTTCGTCACCTTGGCAACCAATCCCGAGCAGTATGACACGATACTTGCCGAGATCCGTGCCGATGGGGCCACGACGCTTGAAACGCGCCGCCAACTTGCCGTTGCGGCTTTTGCTCAAACTGCCGAATATGACACGACCATCGCCCAGTACTTTGCGAAGATCAACTCGACTACCGACGATGCCGAGTACTCTCCAATGGTTCAACTCTCGCTACGGCAACGAGACACACTCCGCTACGGCGAAAACCCCCATCAGTCGGCGGCACTCTATGCTTTTCCCTCAGCATCGCCTGAGAGTCTGGTGAATGCGGAGCAGCTCAACGGAAAGGAACTGTCCTACAACAACCTGCTCGATCTGGATGCTGCTCTGGCTATCGCGCGTTCACTGCCGACGCCGGGCGTGGCGGTCCTGAAACACAACAACCCTTGTGGGGCTGCCACCGCAGACACGCTTGCCGAAGCCGTGAGCAAAGCCTGGGACGGCGATCCGTTGAGTGCCTTCGGATCGGTGCTGGGTGTGAACGTGCCCGTCGATGGACCGATGGCAGAGTTCCTGGCTGAGCCGGGCAAATTTGTCGAGGCGATTATCGCCCCCGACTTCACAGCCGAAGCTTTGCAGGTGCTCACAACCAAACCAAAGTGGAAGGCCAACGTACGACTGCTCAAAACGGGCCAGTTCCCCGAAGGCAACGGGGCCCACGTCTTTCGCCAAATCGATGGCGGTATGCTCTGCCAAACTGCCGATGACCTGCCCGATGACAGTAGCTCCTGGAAAGTCGTGACCGAGGCCCAACCCTCGGAAAAATTGCAGGCGGACCTGGCATTCGCCTGGGCCGTTTGCCGATTTGTGAAGTCCAATGCCATCGTGCTTGCCAAAGATAAGTCGCTCCTTGGCGCCGGGGCCGGACAGATGAGCCGTGTCGATTCAGTGGAAATCGCGATTCGCAAAGCGGGCGACCGGAGCCAAGGGAGCGTCTTGGCCTCCGACGCGTTCTTCCCGTTCGAGGACTCGATCGAGCAAGCCGCCGCCGCCGGCATCGCCGCCATCATCCAACCCGGCGGTTCCCGCCGCGACGCCGAAGTGATCGCTGCCTGCAACGAACTCGGTTTGCCGATGATCTTCACAGGGATACGTCACTTCCGGCATTGA
- a CDS encoding ferritin: MLAQVMQDAINAQINNELFSSYSYLSMSAWCEYNQFMGCAHWMKIQSEEERTHALKLQNFLLARNAKVLLKPIAQPEVDFESVVEVFEKALAQEEKVTGQIDNLYELAFQEKAFAALVELEWFITEQVEEEKTAREVVHKFNMVKDDPASLLDLDRELGARESEPAGA, from the coding sequence ATGCTCGCCCAAGTCATGCAGGACGCCATCAACGCCCAAATCAATAACGAGTTATTTTCCTCCTACAGCTACCTCTCCATGTCAGCTTGGTGTGAGTACAACCAATTCATGGGCTGCGCCCATTGGATGAAAATTCAAAGTGAAGAGGAACGTACCCACGCCCTCAAGTTGCAAAACTTCCTGCTTGCTCGCAATGCCAAGGTGCTGCTCAAACCGATTGCCCAACCGGAAGTCGATTTTGAATCCGTCGTCGAAGTGTTCGAGAAGGCACTTGCTCAGGAAGAAAAAGTCACCGGACAAATCGACAATCTCTATGAACTTGCGTTCCAAGAAAAAGCGTTTGCCGCGCTGGTCGAGCTTGAATGGTTCATCACCGAGCAAGTCGAAGAAGAAAAGACCGCCCGAGAGGTCGTTCACAAATTTAACATGGTGAAGGACGACCCCGCGTCCCTCTTGGACCTGGACCGCGAATTAGGTGCTAGAGAATCCGAACCCGCAGGGGCATGA
- a CDS encoding DUF1592 domain-containing protein yields the protein MTDSRATLLPKTCDVGIVCCLFVALLVCNPAKGADPTALEHFQNQIKPILEEKCYDCHGYGMEEGSVAFDGFESDEALITEPELWHRALRMLRSGLMPPAEMPSLTAEEMQQMEHWIKTDVFRGDAENPDPGHVTLRRLNRVEYRNTIRDLLGVDYDVKENFPQDDSGHGFDNLGEVLTVSPLLLEKYLGAAREIVAKGVPTKAEPGKDKFFPRAVPEDAAEKQAYARELLGDFASRAYRRPVDDETAEGLAQLAESVYSQPGATFEKGVAEAVAAVLTSPRFLFREDFTDEAATVEGYAYLDDYSIASRLSYFLWSSMPDAELLELAAENKLRENLPAQLDRMLKSNKSKEFVRNFAGQWLRSRDIEFAIVNGPQVMRNDQAPRQNSDRLRKRFRQLRAIPEEDLTEDERVEFKKILDDFRESRGRFDDYELRGDLRRAMRMETEMVFENIVREDRSLLELIDSDYTFLNERLAKHYNIEDVEGDEMRLVKLPEGSVRGGILTQGTMLAVTSNPDRTSPVKRGLFILDNILGTPPPPPPPNIPALEDAGTRSEKRTFTIAEALAVHRAEPLCSSCHNRMDPLGLALEQFNALGILRETDHGKPVVTEGELITGEQFTDIRELKRILATEHHTEFYRCLTEKMLIYALGRGIDYHDTETVDAIVEQLEASGGRPSVLFKGIVNSAAFQKTRSAKPPDTVDLRREAGEVL from the coding sequence ATGACCGATAGTCGTGCCACTCTCCTGCCGAAAACATGTGACGTAGGAATTGTATGTTGCCTGTTCGTTGCCTTGCTGGTATGCAACCCAGCGAAGGGAGCAGACCCAACCGCCTTGGAGCATTTCCAGAATCAGATCAAACCGATTCTGGAGGAAAAGTGCTATGACTGCCATGGATATGGCATGGAGGAAGGGAGCGTCGCATTTGATGGTTTCGAGTCAGACGAAGCGCTCATCACTGAGCCGGAATTGTGGCACCGGGCACTTCGCATGCTGCGGTCTGGATTGATGCCACCTGCCGAAATGCCATCGTTGACTGCCGAAGAAATGCAGCAAATGGAGCACTGGATCAAGACGGACGTATTCCGTGGCGATGCCGAGAATCCTGATCCAGGGCATGTCACTTTGCGGCGTCTCAATCGAGTGGAGTATCGCAATACGATTCGCGACCTACTGGGAGTCGATTACGATGTGAAGGAAAACTTTCCGCAGGATGATAGTGGACATGGTTTTGACAACCTGGGGGAGGTACTGACGGTATCACCCTTGCTTTTGGAAAAATATCTGGGGGCCGCTCGCGAGATTGTCGCCAAGGGAGTGCCGACCAAAGCCGAGCCTGGCAAGGATAAGTTCTTTCCTCGCGCAGTGCCGGAGGACGCCGCAGAGAAGCAAGCTTATGCGCGGGAGTTGCTGGGGGACTTTGCATCGCGAGCTTATCGACGTCCGGTGGATGACGAGACGGCCGAGGGGCTCGCTCAACTGGCGGAGAGCGTTTACTCTCAGCCCGGTGCTACCTTTGAGAAGGGGGTTGCAGAGGCCGTGGCGGCCGTGTTGACTTCACCTCGTTTTTTGTTCCGCGAGGATTTTACTGACGAGGCAGCTACCGTAGAGGGATACGCTTATTTAGATGATTACTCCATCGCGTCGCGACTCTCCTATTTCTTGTGGTCTTCGATGCCCGACGCAGAGTTGCTTGAGCTGGCTGCGGAGAACAAGCTGCGCGAGAATCTGCCGGCGCAGTTGGATCGCATGCTTAAGAGTAACAAGTCAAAGGAATTTGTCCGCAACTTTGCTGGCCAATGGCTAAGATCACGAGATATCGAATTCGCCATTGTCAACGGGCCTCAGGTGATGCGCAATGACCAGGCGCCCAGGCAGAATTCTGACCGTCTTCGGAAACGTTTTCGCCAGTTGCGTGCAATTCCAGAAGAAGACCTGACGGAGGATGAGCGCGTAGAATTCAAGAAAATCCTCGACGACTTCAGGGAGTCTAGGGGCCGCTTTGACGACTATGAACTTCGGGGCGATCTACGCAGGGCGATGCGAATGGAAACAGAGATGGTTTTCGAGAATATCGTTCGGGAAGACCGCAGCCTCCTGGAACTGATCGATAGCGATTACACGTTTCTCAACGAGCGGCTCGCCAAACACTACAACATCGAGGACGTAGAAGGTGACGAAATGCGACTTGTGAAGCTGCCCGAGGGAAGTGTACGGGGGGGGATCCTCACGCAGGGAACCATGTTGGCAGTCACCTCCAATCCGGATCGCACCTCCCCTGTGAAGCGAGGACTGTTTATTTTAGATAACATCTTGGGGACTCCGCCTCCTCCACCGCCGCCAAATATCCCCGCTCTGGAAGATGCGGGCACGCGTTCCGAGAAGCGGACCTTCACCATCGCCGAGGCGCTCGCCGTTCATCGTGCCGAACCGTTGTGCAGTTCGTGCCACAATCGGATGGATCCATTGGGTCTGGCCCTGGAGCAATTCAACGCTTTGGGAATTTTGCGCGAAACTGACCACGGTAAGCCCGTCGTGACCGAGGGAGAGTTGATCACGGGTGAACAGTTTACGGATATTCGCGAGCTCAAGCGGATCCTGGCGACTGAACACCATACTGAGTTTTATCGCTGTTTGACCGAGAAAATGCTCATCTACGCGCTGGGGCGAGGTATCGACTATCATGATACAGAGACGGTCGACGCGATTGTTGAGCAACTGGAAGCATCGGGGGGGCGTCCTTCGGTGTTGTTTAAGGGAATCGTTAACAGCGCTGCGTTTCAGAAGACTCGCAGCGCTAAGCCGCCCGACACGGTGGACCTTCGAAGAGAAGCTGGAGAAGTATTGTGA
- a CDS encoding DUF1552 domain-containing protein, whose product MKNQLDRRHFLRNVGASIALPSFVSLGGSKLFAAQSAARLATTASGAPLRTAFVYFPNGSIPSQWWPAETGDAPTLAGTLAPLEKMKQHLQVLGGLDQVNAEGDKDGAGDHARGSSVFLTGVRLNKSATDIQAGVSIDQAIAEKAGEQTLFPSLEMTCDEQRQSGSCDSGYACAYQFNVSWKSPTQPMPPEPNPRLMFERLFGSGSPAERAANLARRRADQQSILDYVLGDARKMHNRLAARDREKLDQYLNGVREIEQRLERAERLSATNVPQIDAPAGISADFAEHVSITFDMLLLAFQSDLTRVSTLMLAHDGSNRSFDHIGIPEGHHDLSHHQNDAERIEKIARIDRWYVEQFANFLDKLQNTPDIDGNSLLHNSMIVYGSGNADGNRHTHSNLPIILAGHGGGELTPGRYQHHGSKPLCNLYLSLADRMGVTDLQRFGDSTGRLGDV is encoded by the coding sequence GTGAAAAATCAACTTGACCGTCGCCATTTCTTGCGGAATGTGGGTGCCAGTATTGCGCTCCCAAGTTTCGTCTCCCTGGGAGGTAGCAAGCTATTCGCTGCCCAGTCGGCGGCCAGATTGGCGACAACTGCCAGTGGGGCCCCATTGCGCACGGCCTTTGTGTATTTTCCCAATGGTTCGATTCCATCTCAGTGGTGGCCAGCCGAAACGGGCGATGCTCCTACGCTGGCCGGTACGCTTGCGCCGCTGGAGAAGATGAAGCAGCATCTGCAAGTGCTCGGTGGTTTGGATCAGGTGAACGCCGAAGGAGATAAGGATGGCGCTGGCGACCATGCCCGTGGTAGTTCGGTTTTTCTGACTGGAGTCCGCCTCAATAAGAGTGCCACGGATATTCAAGCCGGGGTGTCGATCGATCAGGCAATTGCCGAGAAAGCTGGCGAGCAGACGCTGTTTCCCTCGCTTGAAATGACATGCGATGAGCAGCGGCAATCCGGCAGCTGCGACTCGGGATATGCCTGTGCTTACCAATTCAATGTCTCGTGGAAGTCGCCGACCCAGCCGATGCCTCCTGAGCCGAACCCTCGGCTAATGTTCGAGCGACTCTTTGGTAGCGGGTCACCTGCCGAACGGGCTGCGAATTTGGCTCGTCGCCGGGCAGACCAACAGTCGATTCTTGATTATGTGCTCGGAGATGCCCGCAAGATGCATAATCGCCTGGCAGCCAGAGACCGGGAGAAACTCGATCAATATCTCAACGGGGTGCGTGAGATCGAGCAGCGATTGGAAAGAGCTGAGCGCCTTTCCGCGACCAACGTCCCGCAGATCGATGCTCCGGCAGGCATCTCAGCGGATTTCGCAGAACATGTGAGCATCACTTTTGACATGCTCCTCTTGGCGTTTCAATCGGACTTAACACGCGTATCAACACTTATGTTGGCACACGATGGGAGTAACCGTTCGTTTGATCACATCGGAATTCCAGAGGGACATCATGATCTATCGCACCATCAGAACGATGCTGAGCGAATAGAGAAAATCGCTCGGATCGATCGCTGGTATGTTGAGCAATTCGCTAATTTCCTCGATAAGCTACAGAACACACCCGATATTGATGGGAATTCGCTTCTGCACAATTCGATGATTGTCTACGGCAGTGGCAACGCAGATGGCAATCGCCACACGCATAGCAATCTGCCGATTATTTTAGCGGGGCACGGCGGAGGCGAGCTCACTCCAGGCCGCTATCAGCATCACGGTTCCAAGCCGCTCTGTAATCTGTATCTCTCACTGGCGGATCGAATGGGGGTGACCGACTTGCAGCGGTTCGGCGATTCCACAGGTCGACTGGGGGATGTGTGA
- a CDS encoding DUF6868 family protein, whose amino-acid sequence MTFESTQSFLGWCTLINVGLLTWWFLMFWLAHDWIYRIHGRLFKIPVETFDAIHYAGMTAYKVGVFLLNLVPYLALAIMR is encoded by the coding sequence ATGACTTTCGAATCCACCCAATCCTTTCTCGGTTGGTGTACACTCATCAATGTGGGCCTACTCACGTGGTGGTTCTTAATGTTTTGGCTGGCCCATGATTGGATCTACCGCATACACGGCAGACTATTCAAGATCCCGGTCGAGACGTTCGACGCAATTCACTACGCCGGAATGACGGCGTACAAGGTGGGAGTTTTTTTGTTGAATCTTGTGCCGTACCTGGCGCTGGCGATCATGCGGTAG